GATGATAAAAGGTTGCGTGATATTGTGGGATCACAAAGGGAGAAGACAGAAGGAGGAACAACCACCGcaacaaagaaacagaaGGCTTTTATTTGTGAAACAGAGGCCAAGCCTAGTGAAAAAGCTTCAACACCATTATTCTCGTTCAAGCCAACTATTAAAGACAATGTAGAAGAATCGAAAGACGATACATCAAAATCTACTAGCGTCGAGTTTGGTaagaagaaagaggaaGTTACCAAGCCATCAGTCATCTTTGGTCAAGGCTCCTCCAATTCGTTTGTTTTGCCAAACGAATCTATATCCAACCACGAAAAAAGTCCATCTCCATTTACATTTGGGGGTGCATCAACGACAGGAGCTAACgatgaaatcaagaaaCCAGACATTACAGCAAGTCAATCGAAAGACGGAGAAGGTTCGCAATCAGGTCTTTTTAAGTTTGAACCATCAAAAAATACACCAGTAAGTGGATTTGGATCGAAGCCCAGTGGTAGGCTCTTTGGCCAGCCAAGCGAAAACAAGGAGAAGTATAATGATACAGGAATCAAAGCCAATGGATCTGCTAGTGGACCAACCGTCAATGCATTTTCATCTATTTCCCAACCTGAGCCAGGGTCAgacaaaagcaaagaagATAAAGGTTCCCAGCCGAATGAAGCCGGTTCAGAAGGAGGTGATATGAAGCGAAAAAGAACTGCACCAAGCGACAAATCCAACACAAATGACGCAGAACCACCAATGTCTAAATCTTCACCTCCTGCTTTTGCCTTTAATGCTATTGCTTCAGGTGAAGGCGATTCTCAAAAAGCATCAAGTGCACCAGCAGCTGTTTCCAAACAACCTGCTTTTTCATTCGGATTCaatccttcttcatcagcaacTGATGATAAAGACAAGGCTAAATCTACAACGCCAGGTTTTGTATTCGGTAAGGGTGACTCAACTGACAATGAAGATAAAGTAAAGGCTGCTTCAGCTGTTCCAACTTTCAGCTTCGGTAAACCAGCTGATTCCACTACAGATAATGATAAAGGGAAATCTGTATCGCCTGCTTTCAGCTTTGGCAAACCAGCAGGTACCACTACCGATGACGATAAATCTAAACCTGTTGCTCCTGCTTTTGGCTTTGGTAAATCAGATAATAAAGCCAAGTCTGCCTCACCGGCATTTTTATTCGGCAAAACCGATGATCAAGATAAGCCCAAGCCTGCCTCACaaacattttcatttgatgaGCCTGCGGAAAAATCTAAATCTGCAGCCCCGGTATTCTCATTTGGAAAGACTGATTCATTAGATGACAAAGGtaaatcaccatcaccagCTTTTACATTTGGGCAAAAGAAGGACGAATCGAATGATAAGGCTTCAGGTAAGACGTCTACTTCAACACCGAcaccaacatcaacatcaggTGGCTCAACTTCAgctttttcatttggtaaTGCAGGAACAAGTGGAACTGCTGCAGGTTCCAAAgacaaacaacaatcaacagCAACGACAAGTGGATTCAAATTTGCGCCAGGAGTTACACCACCTCCTACCACTGCACCTGCAACATCAGCATCAACGGCCACATCTTTGTTTGGAGCAAGCACGGGTGGTTCTAATATTGCTGCGCCAAAGCCATTTAGCGCAACTGGTTTTGGTGGATTTGGATCACAGTCACAGTCACAGCCATCTGCAACAGCTACGTCTACAGCACCCGTATTTGGCAGTCGACCAAGTACACCAACATTTAATTTCAGTGAAGCAGCGGGACAAACACAAGGACAAGGACAAGGTAATGGtctaccaccaccatcacTGATTTTTGGTTCTGCAACGAAGTTGAATAAAGTACCACTGTTCAATTTTACTGGGTCTAAAAGTGGAACGCCCGACCCAGCAAGTGTGTTTGGACAACATAGCCAAGCACAACAAACAAGTAGAGAGAGTACACcctttggtggtggtggtagtgCTGTGCCttcatttggatttggtcagccacaacaacaaggaCAGCCACAGGCACAACAGCCGTTTACATTTGGAGGTAGTCCCGCACCAGGACAACCACAAGtacaacaaccacaagtGCAAGTGCCTTCTTTTGGATTCAATGCTGGAGGTGCTGTACAAGGTGTATCCGGTGGTCCGACAATGATGGGAAGTGGGTTTGCACCGAATGGACAATCAATGCCTGCTACTGCCACTACCCCACAAGCTAATCCTAGACGACCAAGACTTCTCCCAAGGTCTAGAAGGAGGTAATAGGAACAAGAGGGACAAGTTTAGCAATCTATCACTTCAGGGGGAAGTAAGAATAAGAGATGTGATCTCTTGCTGTTAATTGAAGGAAATATTCTAACGCACTTTTTTGGTGTAGGGAGTTAATAAAGTAAATAAGATAGAATAAATGTTCAATAAGACAACACTTGGTATTGTATACTAATTTTCTAAGTGTAAAAGTTTTCCTTTTGCCAGTATTTTACATATATCCCATTGATAAGACAAAGTTGATAGACTTTTATGAAATTTCACGTATCTTCAAAGAATACCTTTGTTCTGCAAAGTAAATACTTCCACGTGATCagcttctctttttcttcgAAGTGGGGGAACATctccaaatttcaaaacgTGAGAGTTTTGTGTTACttgaaacaatacaatatgTATGCGTCTGTGTAGCGGAATTTAGACGGACTTAAAGACCCCCACCCCGCTCCTCACCGCCCCACTGaagctttttttttgttacaTAAATGACAAGATGTGAAACTTTAAAGTAGATATACAACCACGGTGAACCCTTGTTTGAGTTCTTGATTGTTACAGTTAAGGTTATTTTTATGTAGAAAGTTTTATTGGAAGACGTATAGTTTAAAGCTACACTTGTTTTTAGCTGAGCAAGTAATCTATTTAGAAGATAATGCAAGAAGTAAGGGTTGAATATATTATGTTTTGGTCCCCCTACCGAACTTGGTCATTGCTATTACATCAATGAATCTCATTGCTATGATATCAGTCAGTTTGcagtaaaaaaaaaacgtTTAGAATTGGGATTGCAAATGAGGAGAAAGATGTTTTGTATACCGCGCTCCcgtttcttttctttttttctttttagaACTCAACAATAAGATGGTTACCCTTAGTGTTAGAGCTGTTGGGTGGTGGCACAGTATGTAACTGAAGTAGCAGTGGTTTTGGAATTACGAGATTTTGTATTGCACGTGTAAATAAAGAGCCTGGTTTCGGTGGGTTTCAAATTCCCTCGCTTGTGTATTGTTCAGCACAAGATATTAAACTGTATCTATCTCTTAATCTTCCCCACAACATatacacaaaataaaagttATGGGTCTATACAGTAGTTGGCtgataataataatacaaaGATAAGTAGTTATATGTCCTGATAgtataataataaaaatacttcaaaaatgttgaaaaaactTAGCATTAACTCAGctacaacaaaaatgattcaaaaaCCTCCTGATTCGTAGCCACCCGTGGTACTAGCAATACGTAGATCTCCGTATGCCTAAGTATACAGTCCCTGCCTATCTTTCTGTCTATGCCGGCAATCGTTGAGTAGATCTTTGTTATTTCACTCTTATGGTGTACTGACAGATGGTAGCATATTAATTACCCAATTAGGAACTGATGCTTGTATGCAGTaccagttgaaaaattatcacaCTCTCCTTAACTACTACTCCTCAACAAATTAACTACTTCTCCACACTTTACTTGAgtaatatatataaatacaacaaccaccaaatttcaacaactttttcagGTTCTACAACCAAACTTAACAGCCAACTTACAGACTAACCtataatcaacatcaacatcaacagaGTAGACCTAAACTAATCTGTTATCAAAAATTACACTACATTATCCCTACAACCAACAGATTATAACTGTTACAATCTTGTATCTCTTTGCTTTGTTATCTTACTGTCTATTTATTTGCTGCAATCAGCTGTAACTGAAGGTTATATATATTGTTTTTATCAACAGATACAGAAATCACCAGAATAGGAAAATACCGTGAGTTAAACTACAACATTGGAAGCAATCAAGTGCTAATTATCACAAGAAAAAGTTAACTCACACAAAGactcaatttttcaacaaagccAAAACCGGACCATTAAAATCTCAACAGATCGACAAATCTTCAGAACTTCAGATTTCACTTACAATACCACGTTACACCGCAATAGACATACACTACAGAGTAGTTTTACTTTAGAACTACCAAACTAGACACCTTACATTAGACTTACAAGTTAAATTACCATAAAAcaccaaaaaaaagaattatCCAACAATGCCATTTGATAACAACGTCAAGTACAGATTACAAAGAATTCAAACCCTCAATGGAGACCAAGAAATCATTCTTAAACAAGTATGGGCTTATatgttgaaaaactttGGTTATCCAGTTGATATCAATAGCCAAGATTTACCATATAAGCAATGTTATGTTGCTTCTACTTCGACTgccaattttgatgaatctCAAGCTATAACCACTGCTGGGTTAGCTAAGACCAACACTAGAGGCTCAATCAATTCTAGTAAATCGTCCgcttcaaaaaagaaattgggATTATTTGGATCGAAAAAATCGTCGAATGCTAGTGTTTCAAATGCTGGTGGGGCCGGCGCTGCTAAGGATTCTCCACCAGCTAATTCCAAAAGAAtgcatcaaattcaaaccCAATCTTCTCAAGAAAGATATCAACCAGTTGACGTTCCTAGTGAAGTTTACTATGCTATCTATGCTCATCATTTTAAAGCTGCTTATGAGTATgctgatgattttgatggCAGTTCAGCTCAaccacaacagcaacaacaattgaatggaTTTGCTGGTAACGGAAGTGCTGGTGGTTACAATGATGACTACGGTtatgatgacgatgatgttGCCTCAGTCAATTCCATGGAAACCTTTGTTACTGCTGAAACCACCTTGACtgattatgatgatttgCCAGCCcatattttcaacaatggtaaACAAGCTAATGGTGGAAACTATGGCGGTAGAATTGGACATCCTAACCAACATAATAAACACCGTGGTCACCATGGAGGACATGGACACAGCAAGCACAACAAGCATCGTAATAGTTCCCATGGACACAACCAGcaccaacagcaacaacaatttggtgGCGCTGCTGGAGGTAACCAAATTGATCTTTTCCAAGCCACAGTCAACAACCCAGTCAATGTTCATCCTGACAATTCATTCTGTGCAGCTTTGGCTCAATACAATCACAAAGAAATACACCAAGCACTCACTAAACTTTTACGTAATGATTTAGTTGATAATTTGGTATTGAAGTTTATCAGGGCTAGGAAATGGGATACTGATAAAGCTCTTGCTATGATGTTtaaatcattgaattgGAGATACCATGAATTCCCTACTGATGATTGGTTAATGGAAGCTGATGGTCCATCATATTTGAATGGAACCAACAAAGggtttatcaaaaatttcactACAGAAAAATCCTGGATCAAAGGAAGAGATAAGAATAATAACCCAATTTTCATGTTTCAAGCCAAAAAACATTTAACTTCCGATTCCCCCTTGccacaaaatcaaagataCGCCGTTGTTACTATTGAATGGGTTAGATTATTCTTGAAAGAAGTTAGTGAGTCAGTTGATACATGTACTATTATATTTGATTTAACTGGATtctcattgaaaaatgctGATTACGCCACCATTAAATTCCTTGCTGATGTATTTGAAGCTCATTATCCAGAAACTTTGGGATTCATTTTAATTCATAATGCACCATGGATCTTCTCCACTGTATGGAACATTATCAAGAACTGGTTAGACCCTGTTGTTGCATCCAAGATCCATTTCACTAAAGATGCCAAAGAATTGAGTAAATTCGTTGATCCAGCTTTGATCCCCGATTATTTAGGTGGTGAAGATACAACTAGAGGTTATTACCCAATCCCTGAACCTAAAGATGAATTCCCACCAAAGAGGAAGGATGCTGAATATGCCAGATTAAAAAGGGAAAGAGATTTGTTACTTGTTAGATTTTTTGAAACGACAAAGAGATGGATTGAGTCGACCAATCCTCAAGTTTCTGAcaagtatttgaaagataaattggatttgaataTTGCGTTGTCGAGCAATTATATCCAGTTAGATCCATATATTAGAAACCCAGGTATTTATGATAGGGATCATAGTTTACAAGTTGGTCATTAGAAGGGgaagagagagagagagagagagaagaAGTATAgttttattgttgttacATATTTTTTAGATTAGTTGATTTAAACACTTTTACATTATAGTTAATCCAACTTCGTAAAGTCTTGGGAACAACTCTGTAATTCTTATGGATGGTTAGCCAAATAGAATCGTTCAAATCTACAAAAGTCAAACCTCAtacacaacaaaaataCTAACAATTATCTCATTTTACCAGAATAACAAAGCTTTTGTGGGAGAATTAGAAATATCACATTGGAATCCGCTAGTGTTCACCACAGCAACTAGTTGCCGGTTAGACCCCAAGAGGTATACCTAACCATCccattgattgaagatCCTAGTATCCCACTAAGGCCATTACAGCCACTAAATCCCCCACCCTTTCCCACAGGGTCCACCACAGCTCGTTGAACCTATAGCCTCCAGAACCCACAGAAGCTCTCAAATCCCACGCCGTCCCACTGCAATCGACTCTTCCATGTCCCCAAATCTCTCATCAGTCCCACCACAATTAAAGATCACACTAGcagatttgttgaaattaaCATGGCATTGACTCCAAATGCATTCCATAGTGATCCCCTAAAAAGTGGAGATGGTCTTTCCGGGGAACGAAATAGCTGAAAGTTTAATTACCTGATTCGTTAGCTCGCtatgtttttgtttggaGAGCACACCTTAGTCTGACGAGAAGACATGAGGGATGATGGTATGAGTGGTAATTGGTGTAATGGTGACATTGGCGATGGTTGATGAAACATGAATGGTAAAAAACGGCAAAAATGAGTTTTGATCAGAAATAGGGGGATCTGAGGGGTTACATacttcaaacaaatttttggCTGCCAAAAAGTTTAGTTATGCTATGAGGTATAAAGACATTTGCAGACAATAATATAATACAACATAACAAACATCACGTAGAAATGCCGTGATAATAGGTTAGGAATGAACAACCTGTATCACATAGAGACTAATTTTGGGTATGTTATCACAACATTTTTACTGAGCAATTTGGTACTAATAAGCTGGTTGCAACGTTCAAAAAGTGCATATAATACACAACTACCTCATTAGAAAGcataaaaaataaatttgcTGCAAATAAGTTTTCTAGGAGTAGTAAATATTATTATATTAAGCTATAGAGCGCTAGTTGACCTGGTA
The sequence above is a segment of the Candida orthopsilosis Co 90-125, chromosome 8 draft sequence genome. Coding sequences within it:
- a CDS encoding phosphatidylinositol transfer protein; translated protein: MPFDNNVKYRLQRIQTLNGDQEIILKQVWAYMLKNFGYPVDINSQDLPYKQCYVASTSTANFDESQAITTAGLAKTNTRGSINSSKSSASKKKLGLFGSKKSSNASVSNAGGAGAAKDSPPANSKRMHQIQTQSSQERYQPVDVPSEVYYAIYAHHFKAAYEYADDFDGSSAQPQQQQQLNGFAGNGSAGGYNDDYGYDDDDVASVNSMETFVTAETTLTDYDDLPAHIFNNGKQANGGNYGGRIGHPNQHNKHRGHHGGHGHSKHNKHRNSSHGHNQHQQQQQFGGAAGGNQIDLFQATVNNPVNVHPDNSFCAALAQYNHKEIHQALTKLLRNDLVDNLVLKFIRARKWDTDKALAMMFKSLNWRYHEFPTDDWLMEADGPSYLNGTNKGFIKNFTTEKSWIKGRDKNNNPIFMFQAKKHLTSDSPLPQNQRYAVVTIEWVRLFLKEVSESVDTCTIIFDLTGFSLKNADYATIKFLADVFEAHYPETLGFILIHNAPWIFSTVWNIIKNWLDPVVASKIHFTKDAKELSKFVDPALIPDYLGGEDTTRGYYPIPEPKDEFPPKRKDAEYARLKRERDLLLVRFFETTKRWIESTNPQVSDKYLKDKLDLNIALSSNYIQLDPYIRNPGIYDRDHSLQVGH